The Vulpes vulpes isolate BD-2025 chromosome 8, VulVul3, whole genome shotgun sequence genome has a window encoding:
- the LMO3 gene encoding LIM domain only protein 3 isoform X1 codes for MQKKEKSFGIQMLSVQPDTKPKGCAGCNRKIKDRYLLKALDKYWHEDCLKCACCDCRLGEVGSTLYTKANLILCRRDYLRLFGVTGNCAACSKLIPAFEMVMRAKDNVYHLDCFACQLCNQRFCVGDKFFLKNNMILCQTDYEEGLMKEGYAPQVR; via the exons GTATACAAATGCTCTCAGTCCAGCCAGACACCAAGCCGAAAGGTTGTGCTGGCTGCAACCGAAAGATCAAGGACCGGTATCTTCTAAAGGCACTGGACAAATACTGGCATGAAGACTGCCTGAAGTGTGCCTGCTGTGACTGTCGTTTGGGAGAGGTGGGCTCCACCCTGTACACTAAAGCTAATCTTATCCTTTGTCGCAGAGACTATCTGAG GCTCTTCGGTGTAACGGGAAACTGTGCCGCCTGTAGTAAGCTCATCCCTGCCTTTGAGATGGTGATGCGCGCCAAGGACAATGTTTACCACCTGGACTGCTTTGCATGTCAGCTTTGTAATCAAAG attttgtgTTGGAGACAAATTTTTCCTAAAGAATAACATGATCCTCTGCCAGACGGACTACGAAGAAGGTTTAATGAAAGAAGGTTATGCACCCCAGGTCCGCTGA
- the LMO3 gene encoding LIM domain only protein 3 isoform X2, translating into MLSVQPDTKPKGCAGCNRKIKDRYLLKALDKYWHEDCLKCACCDCRLGEVGSTLYTKANLILCRRDYLRLFGVTGNCAACSKLIPAFEMVMRAKDNVYHLDCFACQLCNQRFCVGDKFFLKNNMILCQTDYEEGLMKEGYAPQVR; encoded by the exons ATGCTCTCAGTCCAGCCAGACACCAAGCCGAAAGGTTGTGCTGGCTGCAACCGAAAGATCAAGGACCGGTATCTTCTAAAGGCACTGGACAAATACTGGCATGAAGACTGCCTGAAGTGTGCCTGCTGTGACTGTCGTTTGGGAGAGGTGGGCTCCACCCTGTACACTAAAGCTAATCTTATCCTTTGTCGCAGAGACTATCTGAG GCTCTTCGGTGTAACGGGAAACTGTGCCGCCTGTAGTAAGCTCATCCCTGCCTTTGAGATGGTGATGCGCGCCAAGGACAATGTTTACCACCTGGACTGCTTTGCATGTCAGCTTTGTAATCAAAG attttgtgTTGGAGACAAATTTTTCCTAAAGAATAACATGATCCTCTGCCAGACGGACTACGAAGAAGGTTTAATGAAAGAAGGTTATGCACCCCAGGTCCGCTGA